The following proteins are encoded in a genomic region of Xanthocytophaga agilis:
- a CDS encoding PAS domain-containing protein, translating into MFRISTLAQWRKATQTHQSFQKTLTDIENARTFIKAIQEGNLMEDYPGWSNTENTATSENSLAEALLQMRDHMKAMAEKEAQRTWITEGLAQFVDILRSHHTDIQQLYDQILASLIKYLKANQGGLFVVREEDAMQKEVLVVASETTERGEQLQHRKGNSGDKLSSNRLSRSNISLEMVACYAYNRKKFLTKTMSAGEGLVGQCFLEGDTIYMTEIPQNYVNISSGLGEATPRCILIVPLKLDDKVHGVIELASFSKFEPYQIEFIEKLGESIASTIANATVTSMTQKLLAMSQQQAESLRAQEEELRQNLEEMEATQEEMLRRQAQVNDLLQRFDLAARTTTEGLWDMVVPANLEFTDNTPFQWTDKFRHMLGYTNERDFPNRLDSWSNLLHPDHKERTLAAFSAHLLDFSGQTPYDVEYQLKLRNGNFKWFRAVGNTLRDNNGRPLRIAGSLIDIQQSRELEGIMTSVNNTMATIEFDKNGTILDANANFLNLMGYSLEDIKGKHHNMFVEAIYRNSDDYAQFWKNLNQGIPQIGEFARLTKNRNKVWLHASYSPITDQGRVTKIIKFAQDVTHHKKASLDMQGQLQAIDKAFAVIEFTTNGEVLMANDNFLKLMDYDLTAILHKHHSLFVDKEQLDTYEYEQFWRKLRLGEAISGNFERVTRSGKKIWIKGSYSPVFDLDGQVYKVIKYAQLIHGADEE; encoded by the coding sequence ATGTTCAGAATTTCTACATTAGCACAATGGCGAAAAGCGACTCAGACTCATCAGTCTTTCCAGAAAACGCTTACTGATATTGAAAATGCTCGTACATTTATCAAAGCTATCCAGGAAGGTAATTTGATGGAAGACTATCCTGGTTGGAGTAACACAGAGAATACAGCCACTTCAGAGAACTCACTTGCTGAGGCATTGTTGCAAATGCGTGATCATATGAAGGCAATGGCAGAAAAAGAAGCACAACGCACCTGGATTACAGAAGGGTTGGCGCAGTTTGTAGATATTTTGCGTTCACACCATACAGATATACAACAACTCTACGATCAGATTTTGGCTTCTCTTATCAAATACCTGAAAGCCAATCAGGGAGGTTTGTTTGTGGTTAGAGAAGAAGATGCAATGCAGAAAGAGGTATTAGTTGTGGCAAGTGAGACAACAGAAAGAGGAGAACAGTTACAGCATCGAAAGGGAAATAGTGGTGATAAACTTAGTAGTAACAGACTTAGTAGAAGCAATATTAGTCTGGAAATGGTCGCATGTTATGCCTATAACCGCAAAAAATTTCTTACCAAAACAATGAGTGCAGGTGAGGGGCTTGTGGGACAATGTTTCCTGGAAGGAGACACAATTTATATGACTGAGATCCCTCAAAATTATGTAAACATTAGCTCCGGACTAGGAGAGGCTACACCTCGCTGCATTCTTATCGTTCCTCTTAAGCTAGATGATAAAGTACATGGTGTAATTGAGCTGGCTTCTTTTTCAAAGTTTGAACCTTATCAGATTGAATTCATTGAAAAACTGGGAGAGAGTATTGCCTCAACAATTGCAAATGCAACTGTTACAAGTATGACGCAGAAATTGCTAGCCATGTCACAGCAGCAAGCTGAAAGCCTACGGGCACAGGAAGAGGAATTACGTCAGAACCTGGAAGAGATGGAGGCTACACAGGAAGAGATGTTACGTCGGCAGGCACAAGTTAACGATCTACTTCAGCGTTTTGATCTGGCTGCCCGCACTACTACGGAAGGGCTTTGGGATATGGTGGTACCTGCTAACCTGGAATTTACAGATAACACTCCTTTTCAATGGACAGACAAATTTCGTCATATGTTGGGTTATACAAATGAGAGGGATTTTCCAAATCGTCTGGATTCGTGGTCTAATCTATTGCATCCGGATCATAAAGAAAGAACGTTAGCTGCCTTTTCTGCACATTTGCTTGATTTCAGTGGACAGACACCTTATGATGTTGAATATCAGTTAAAACTGCGTAATGGAAATTTTAAGTGGTTCAGAGCCGTCGGAAATACCTTGCGGGATAATAACGGGCGCCCTCTTAGAATCGCCGGTTCCCTAATTGATATTCAACAGTCGCGTGAACTGGAAGGTATTATGACGTCAGTAAATAATACAATGGCTACCATTGAATTCGATAAAAATGGTACTATACTGGATGCCAACGCCAACTTCCTTAATCTGATGGGCTATTCATTGGAAGATATCAAAGGAAAGCATCATAACATGTTTGTTGAGGCTATTTATCGAAATTCCGATGACTATGCCCAATTTTGGAAGAATCTTAATCAAGGTATACCACAGATAGGAGAGTTTGCCCGATTGACAAAAAACAGGAATAAAGTATGGTTACATGCTAGTTATTCCCCTATCACAGATCAGGGAAGGGTAACTAAGATAATTAAGTTTGCGCAGGATGTTACTCACCATAAAAAAGCCTCTTTGGATATGCAGGGGCAACTACAGGCTATTGACAAAGCGTTTGCTGTTATTGAGTTTACTACAAATGGTGAAGTGCTGATGGCCAATGATAATTTTCTAAAATTGATGGACTATGATCTTACAGCTATTCTACATAAACATCATTCACTATTTGTGGATAAAGAACAGTTAGATACTTATGAGTATGAGCAATTTTGGAGAAAATTACGTTTGGGAGAGGCGATTAGTGGTAATTTTGAACGCGTCACCCGAAGTGGAAAGAAAATATGGATAAAAGGTAGTTATAGTCCTGTGTTTGATCTGGATGGGCAAGTATATAAGGTCATAAAGTATGCTCAGCTTATACATGGTGCTGATGAAGAATAG
- a CDS encoding DoxX family protein, giving the protein MKIRKIITLVVTALASLMVILSGIMKLTKNQSIVDVMNKVGVGQYITLLGIMEIAFTALFIYPKTMKIGFILLTCYFAGAIATELSHNGPLVNAMMPLILVWIATFLRDSSVFLPSPEPSNS; this is encoded by the coding sequence ATGAAAATCAGAAAAATTATTACCCTGGTTGTGACAGCACTAGCAAGTCTGATGGTTATCTTAAGCGGGATTATGAAGCTAACTAAAAACCAGTCTATTGTAGATGTTATGAACAAAGTAGGTGTAGGTCAATATATTACCTTACTGGGTATCATGGAGATCGCATTTACAGCTTTGTTTATCTATCCTAAAACGATGAAAATCGGCTTTATTTTGCTGACTTGTTATTTTGCAGGAGCCATTGCCACCGAACTCTCCCACAATGGTCCGCTTGTCAATGCCATGATGCCTCTGATACTGGTTTGGATAGCGACATTTTTGAGAGATTCATCCGTATTTTTACCTTCTCCAGAACCATCGAATTCATAA
- a CDS encoding sensor histidine kinase encodes MIAFSNTFRIILIITLSVVLGIGVLAYFRFQSYREQTGWVIHTHHVIETGERMFSCLKDIQIGQRGYLLGGDTYFLTPYHQAMDSLPVKLIELTSLTRDNSTQQKRIATLQSIIKPMLADIERSINDKREGNTQNVELYLAAGLSKPQMDKVRLYVSIILEEERQLLAKRMQLQRQESHYTEWVIYIIIGCFITYMLFTFWQIRRQLIAKYHASQELHRLNHELGAANEELAAANEEMAAANEEMVAMNEELTSTNEQLIVNSNTLLATNQELNQLKNELQDRVAERTRVLEQTLLELKERNHELDNYVYKVSHDLRAPLASILGLLQLVDMEMVNKVPSVEQIKTYMELIQNRVHKADQFVQSVLMHSKSLNLTIQPKTIDFLDLIRESYSELQYMKNATTIDLQIEIDEDAVFQSDELFIGAVIKNFLSNAIKYQDTAKSHAYVRFEIQTNAREAIIHIKDNGIGIEDQYQSQIFNMFFRATAQSDGSGLGLYIVRQIITRLGGSLKMESRWGKGTMFTITLPNLRQDMTVKTELEHTE; translated from the coding sequence ATGATTGCATTTTCTAATACATTCCGAATCATTCTGATAATCACCTTGTCAGTAGTGTTGGGAATAGGTGTGCTTGCTTATTTCCGCTTTCAGTCCTATCGTGAACAAACAGGATGGGTGATCCATACTCATCATGTTATTGAGACTGGTGAAAGGATGTTTTCATGTCTGAAAGATATTCAGATTGGTCAACGGGGATATCTGCTCGGTGGAGATACATACTTTCTAACTCCCTATCATCAGGCAATGGATTCTCTGCCTGTGAAGCTAATAGAACTGACATCTTTGACCCGTGATAATAGTACGCAACAGAAGCGAATTGCTACGTTACAATCTATTATAAAGCCAATGCTTGCAGACATTGAACGCAGTATAAATGATAAGAGAGAAGGAAACACTCAGAATGTAGAACTTTATCTGGCCGCTGGACTTAGTAAGCCACAAATGGATAAAGTAAGATTGTATGTTTCTATTATTCTGGAAGAGGAGCGGCAATTATTAGCAAAACGCATGCAACTTCAGCGTCAGGAAAGCCACTATACAGAATGGGTGATTTATATAATCATAGGATGTTTTATTACCTATATGTTATTTACATTCTGGCAGATTCGTCGGCAGTTGATTGCAAAGTACCATGCCTCTCAGGAATTGCATAGACTTAATCATGAATTAGGAGCTGCCAATGAAGAATTAGCGGCTGCTAATGAGGAGATGGCGGCCGCTAATGAGGAAATGGTAGCTATGAATGAAGAACTGACCTCTACAAATGAACAACTAATCGTCAATAGCAATACTTTACTGGCAACTAATCAGGAGTTAAATCAACTCAAAAACGAATTACAGGATCGGGTTGCAGAACGCACGCGTGTATTGGAACAAACTCTACTGGAGTTAAAGGAACGCAATCACGAACTGGATAACTATGTATACAAAGTATCACATGATCTGAGAGCACCTTTGGCTTCTATATTGGGATTACTACAGTTAGTAGATATGGAGATGGTTAACAAAGTTCCTTCCGTAGAACAGATAAAGACATACATGGAACTGATACAGAACCGGGTACATAAAGCGGATCAGTTTGTACAATCTGTACTGATGCATTCCAAATCACTCAATCTTACTATACAACCTAAAACAATCGATTTTTTAGATTTGATTCGTGAAAGCTATAGTGAACTACAGTATATGAAAAATGCCACCACGATTGATTTGCAGATAGAGATTGATGAAGATGCTGTATTTCAGTCAGATGAATTGTTTATTGGAGCGGTTATAAAAAATTTCCTTTCCAATGCTATTAAATACCAGGATACTGCCAAGTCGCATGCATATGTAAGATTTGAGATACAGACAAATGCCAGGGAAGCAATTATTCATATTAAAGACAATGGTATTGGTATTGAAGATCAATATCAGAGCCAGATTTTTAATATGTTTTTTAGAGCAACTGCACAATCAGATGGTTCAGGGTTAGGATTATATATAGTACGTCAGATTATAACCCGACTGGGTGGGTCCCTAAAAATGGAGAGTCGTTGGGGTAAAGGGACTATGTTTACAATTACTTTGCCTAATCTTCGGCAGGACATGACCGTAAAAACAGAGTTGGAACATACCGAATGA
- a CDS encoding PAS domain S-box protein, with amino-acid sequence MLLPFALIDSKKLKGLQKSNTEYLQLCEQNQQASTFIRQIEEGNLQADFALIDDSNSTQKQNPLIIALASMRQRMKEIARKEHERTWTTEGLARFVEILREKNTYGEQLYDAILANLIKYMGANQGGLFVVHAQNDDPSTEDTLEMVACYAYDRKKYIRKQIVAGEGLTGQCYLEGETIYLTDIPGTYVHITSGLGKSAPHCLVLVPLKLNDQVLGVVELASFNSFEPYHIAFVEKLGESIASTIANAHVYQRTQELLAQSQKQTENLQLQEEVLRQNMEEMAATQEEMQRKLQENARLKGELDARMHVLNQAALLSESDLYGNITFVNDRFCEVSGWSREEALGKPHNVVRHPENPKSLYKDMWTTIKSGRIFRGTFKNRAKNGTTYWVDATIAPVLDAEGNPIKYIGIRYDITEQFEKSEALGALLKESQLQQEQLKAQEDVLRESMDALSVVQEEVRIREAEAQNLLLAFRTVSDTFACIEFDMQGNILKANVNFLQTVGYEEDEIQGQQHRLFVDPVYAQSTDYVRFWQNLQQGNAFTGEVVRLKKDKTAVWMQVSYAPVRDNAGKYYKVVKLAIDITHQKQLEIAAQQQMEELKAQEEELRQNMEELITSQEEIERQSIELRGLSAAVNSTLATIEFDPTGKILTANSNFLNLMGYKLEQIVGRSHAIFVDPSHVISAEYRIFWEELSNGHPQVGEARRFTKNGEEKWLSASYTPVFGQQQEVIKVIKFAQDVTQSKLQALDSSNQLTAINKVYAIVEFDIEGNVLHANRKFLDLMGYDFEEISGKHHSLFVLKQDAESAKYKHFWQQLRKGEFVEGIFERLNSEGQKVHIRGSYNPIVDMHGKVYKIIKHAQKLDSE; translated from the coding sequence ATGTTACTACCCTTTGCACTTATTGATTCCAAAAAGCTGAAAGGCTTGCAAAAATCTAACACAGAATATCTGCAACTTTGCGAGCAGAACCAGCAAGCTTCCACATTTATCAGACAAATTGAGGAAGGTAATTTGCAGGCAGACTTTGCATTGATTGATGATTCAAACTCTACTCAGAAGCAGAATCCGTTGATAATCGCATTGGCGAGTATGCGCCAACGTATGAAGGAAATTGCGAGAAAAGAACATGAGCGTACCTGGACAACAGAAGGATTAGCCCGGTTTGTAGAGATTCTTCGTGAAAAGAATACATATGGAGAACAGTTATATGATGCAATCCTTGCTAATCTGATTAAGTATATGGGGGCTAATCAGGGCGGACTGTTTGTCGTTCATGCTCAAAATGATGACCCTTCTACTGAAGATACACTTGAAATGGTAGCCTGCTATGCCTATGATAGAAAAAAATATATTCGTAAGCAGATTGTGGCAGGCGAGGGACTAACCGGACAATGTTATCTGGAAGGAGAAACCATTTACCTGACTGATATTCCTGGTACTTATGTGCACATAACTTCCGGATTGGGTAAGAGTGCTCCCCATTGTTTGGTATTGGTTCCTTTGAAACTCAATGATCAGGTACTAGGAGTAGTCGAACTCGCTTCTTTTAATTCTTTTGAGCCTTATCATATTGCATTTGTTGAAAAATTAGGGGAAAGTATCGCTTCTACTATTGCAAATGCACACGTATATCAGCGTACACAAGAGTTGTTAGCTCAATCACAGAAACAGACTGAGAATCTCCAGCTTCAGGAGGAGGTATTGCGTCAGAATATGGAAGAAATGGCTGCTACTCAGGAAGAAATGCAGCGAAAACTTCAGGAGAATGCTCGTTTAAAAGGTGAGTTAGATGCCCGTATGCATGTTCTTAACCAGGCAGCATTGCTTTCAGAATCTGACTTATATGGAAATATCACGTTTGTCAATGACCGATTTTGTGAAGTATCTGGTTGGTCACGAGAGGAGGCGCTTGGCAAACCACATAATGTTGTCCGGCATCCAGAAAACCCTAAGTCCTTGTACAAGGATATGTGGACAACAATAAAGAGTGGTCGTATTTTTCGGGGAACCTTTAAAAACAGGGCAAAAAATGGTACTACTTATTGGGTAGATGCAACGATTGCTCCCGTATTGGACGCAGAGGGGAATCCAATCAAATATATTGGTATCCGATATGACATTACAGAGCAGTTCGAAAAGAGTGAAGCCTTAGGTGCTTTATTAAAAGAAAGTCAGCTGCAGCAGGAGCAGCTTAAAGCACAGGAGGATGTATTGCGTGAAAGTATGGATGCTTTATCAGTAGTTCAGGAAGAAGTACGCATTCGGGAGGCAGAAGCTCAGAATTTGCTTCTCGCTTTTCGTACTGTGAGTGATACATTTGCCTGTATTGAATTTGACATGCAGGGCAATATACTGAAAGCTAATGTTAATTTTCTACAAACGGTAGGGTATGAAGAAGATGAAATACAGGGACAACAACATCGTTTGTTTGTAGATCCTGTGTATGCACAAAGTACAGATTATGTCCGGTTCTGGCAAAACCTACAACAAGGTAATGCTTTTACCGGAGAAGTAGTACGTCTGAAAAAGGATAAGACTGCAGTTTGGATGCAGGTATCTTATGCTCCTGTTCGAGATAATGCAGGTAAATATTATAAAGTAGTAAAATTAGCTATAGATATAACACATCAAAAGCAACTGGAGATTGCTGCTCAGCAACAGATGGAAGAGCTTAAAGCTCAGGAGGAAGAGCTACGCCAGAATATGGAGGAGTTAATTACGAGTCAGGAAGAGATTGAGAGGCAGAGTATTGAATTGAGAGGGCTTTCTGCCGCTGTAAATAGCACACTGGCTACCATTGAATTTGATCCAACTGGAAAAATACTCACTGCTAATTCTAACTTCCTGAACCTAATGGGTTATAAACTGGAACAGATTGTAGGCAGATCTCATGCAATTTTTGTTGATCCATCGCATGTTATTAGTGCAGAGTACCGAATTTTTTGGGAAGAGTTAAGTAATGGACATCCTCAGGTGGGCGAAGCCAGGCGATTTACAAAGAATGGCGAAGAAAAGTGGCTTAGTGCAAGTTATACTCCTGTATTTGGACAACAGCAGGAAGTAATCAAGGTTATCAAATTTGCTCAGGACGTTACCCAGTCCAAATTACAAGCATTAGATAGTAGCAATCAACTAACCGCCATTAATAAGGTATATGCGATTGTTGAGTTTGATATAGAAGGAAATGTCCTGCATGCTAATCGAAAGTTTCTCGATCTGATGGGCTATGACTTTGAAGAAATTAGTGGTAAACATCATTCCTTATTTGTTTTAAAACAAGATGCGGAATCTGCAAAGTATAAACATTTCTGGCAACAGCTCCGAAAGGGAGAATTTGTAGAAGGAATATTTGAACGTCTAAATAGTGAGGGGCAAAAAGTACATATCAGAGGAAGCTATAACCCGATAGTTGATATGCATGGTAAGGTTTATAAAATCATCAAACATGCACAAAAACTAGACTCTGAATAA
- a CDS encoding helix-turn-helix domain-containing protein, which translates to METRKIKHAHHDTTQCYSRLNAIGDALYVLGGKWKLRIIMALSEGNLRFNELQRLVKGISPRVLSNELKELELNGFVKRHIHTEGTVLVEYELTEYSDTLGDVLYALSEWGMMHRENIRKQMRTGDVVPAGEAVE; encoded by the coding sequence ATGGAAACAAGAAAAATAAAACATGCCCATCACGACACTACACAGTGTTATTCTCGCCTCAATGCCATCGGAGACGCCTTGTATGTACTGGGAGGCAAATGGAAACTGCGTATCATTATGGCATTGTCGGAAGGCAACCTGCGATTCAATGAATTACAGCGACTAGTAAAAGGCATTTCTCCACGTGTACTTTCCAATGAACTGAAAGAACTGGAATTGAATGGTTTTGTAAAACGTCACATTCATACAGAAGGAACCGTGTTAGTAGAGTATGAACTCACTGAATATAGTGACACACTGGGGGACGTATTATATGCACTAAGCGAGTGGGGAATGATGCATCGCGAAAATATTCGCAAGCAGATGAGAACAGGAGATGTAGTACCTGCAGGTGAAGCGGTGGAATAG
- a CDS encoding TlpA disulfide reductase family protein, whose protein sequence is MKPLLFFISSLFVFLELHAQNLLAVEGHIDSWKNKKVFLLKAVSHKAYGNVYEKIDSVHTRTGKFSFKHPVQEINFYALATEDLSNKVQFIWDTTIQIQGKDIHSITLQSSTLSQSWRTFQQTVINPIREKEQEFEISYHKALKEQDSARVKAIAIQKESVQDQITTKEINYLGRNLKNFLSLHYLTYYWQLMGVEGSQRVINNWPEDLKSHSLATQLLKEIKIADTVNTGNKAPVIITRDVDGIPFNSSTLAGKYILIDFWGTWCGPCIALLPELKEAYLKYKDKNVEFISIAYEKKEDVKNIKPLIRGRYNITWTQLYQEKGNSHQDSIIKKYMIESFPTVVLISPEGKIVSKASSKEGLAKAKQILDSVLEK, encoded by the coding sequence ATGAAGCCTCTCTTATTTTTTATCAGCAGTCTATTTGTATTTCTGGAGTTACATGCCCAAAATCTGTTAGCGGTTGAGGGGCATATTGATAGTTGGAAAAACAAAAAAGTATTTCTACTCAAGGCTGTTAGTCATAAAGCTTATGGCAATGTGTATGAAAAGATCGATTCTGTTCATACCCGAACTGGTAAATTCAGCTTTAAACATCCAGTGCAGGAGATCAACTTCTATGCTCTGGCAACAGAAGATCTCTCAAATAAGGTGCAATTTATCTGGGATACCACGATACAGATACAAGGTAAAGATATACATTCTATCACATTACAAAGTTCTACGCTTAGTCAATCATGGCGTACTTTCCAACAAACAGTTATCAACCCAATTCGCGAGAAGGAACAAGAGTTCGAAATCAGCTATCATAAGGCACTCAAAGAACAGGATTCAGCGAGAGTAAAAGCTATTGCCATACAGAAAGAAAGTGTACAAGACCAGATTACAACGAAAGAGATAAATTACCTTGGTAGAAATCTTAAAAATTTCCTTAGTCTTCATTACTTAACCTATTATTGGCAGTTAATGGGTGTAGAGGGTAGCCAACGAGTTATAAACAACTGGCCTGAAGATTTGAAGAGCCATTCTTTAGCCACTCAATTATTAAAAGAAATCAAAATTGCTGATACAGTAAATACAGGAAACAAAGCTCCGGTAATTATTACCCGTGATGTAGATGGTATTCCGTTTAACTCATCTACTCTTGCAGGTAAATACATACTGATTGACTTCTGGGGAACGTGGTGTGGTCCATGCATAGCTCTTTTACCGGAACTAAAAGAAGCTTATCTGAAATACAAAGACAAGAATGTGGAGTTTATCAGTATAGCCTATGAGAAAAAGGAAGATGTTAAAAACATTAAGCCCTTAATAAGAGGACGCTATAATATCACATGGACACAACTGTATCAGGAAAAAGGTAACAGCCATCAAGATAGCATTATCAAAAAGTATATGATTGAGTCTTTTCCTACTGTAGTATTAATCAGCCCAGAAGGAAAAATAGTATCAAAAGCATCCAGCAAAGAGGGTTTAGCTAAAGCGAAACAAATCCTGGACAGTGTTTTAGAAAAGTAA
- a CDS encoding Atu2307/SP_0267 family LLM class monooxygenase, giving the protein MQLGISTFGEVAYENVSGHAVKAHQRMQELLLEAKLADAIGLDVFAVGEHHRSDFIISAPEVTLGAIAAVTKNIRLSSSVTVLSSADPVRVFQNFATVDLLSNGRAEIMAGRGSFIESFPLFGYSLNDYDELFAEKLELLVQINENEKISWKGKHRASIQNLGVYPRPYQQALPIWIAVGGTPASAVRAGKMNLPMTVAILGGMPAQFVPFVNLYRQSAKEAGHNIDQLQLAINSQFYIAEDSQTAASEFYPSYELLMNRVGRERGWSPMTRQQFEFLRSPDGPLFVGSVQDIINKLRYQHKLFNNTRFLGQIIKGALPHEKILRSIELLGTEVAPVIRKELGVTSELQEK; this is encoded by the coding sequence ATGCAATTAGGAATAAGTACATTTGGTGAAGTAGCATATGAGAACGTATCCGGCCATGCAGTGAAGGCACATCAACGCATGCAGGAGTTGCTGCTAGAGGCTAAGCTGGCAGATGCAATCGGACTGGACGTATTTGCTGTAGGTGAACATCACCGCTCCGACTTCATTATCTCTGCTCCGGAAGTAACACTGGGAGCCATTGCTGCTGTGACCAAAAATATCCGTTTATCCAGTTCTGTTACCGTGTTGAGTTCTGCCGATCCGGTACGAGTATTTCAGAACTTTGCCACTGTAGACCTTCTTTCCAATGGTCGTGCGGAGATCATGGCAGGTCGTGGCTCTTTTATTGAGTCTTTCCCACTTTTTGGTTATAGCCTGAATGATTATGATGAGTTATTTGCGGAAAAGCTGGAATTGCTGGTACAGATCAACGAAAATGAAAAAATAAGCTGGAAAGGCAAACATCGTGCATCTATTCAAAATCTAGGTGTATATCCGAGACCTTATCAGCAAGCATTACCTATATGGATTGCAGTTGGTGGTACTCCGGCTTCTGCTGTGCGTGCTGGCAAGATGAACCTACCCATGACAGTAGCTATTCTGGGAGGTATGCCAGCTCAGTTTGTTCCATTTGTCAACCTCTATCGGCAGTCAGCAAAAGAAGCAGGACACAATATAGATCAACTACAACTGGCTATTAATTCCCAGTTTTACATTGCTGAAGATTCGCAGACAGCTGCCAGTGAATTTTATCCTTCTTACGAATTGCTCATGAATCGGGTTGGGCGCGAAAGAGGTTGGTCACCTATGACACGTCAGCAATTCGAATTTCTACGTTCTCCAGACGGGCCACTGTTTGTAGGTAGTGTACAGGATATTATCAATAAACTACGTTATCAGCACAAGTTATTTAACAATACCCGATTTCTGGGTCAGATCATTAAAGGAGCATTACCTCATGAAAAGATTCTGCGGTCTATTGAGTTATTAGGAACCGAAGTAGCTCCAGTTATACGAAAAGAGTTAGGTGTTACCTCTGAACTGCAGGAAAAATAA
- a CDS encoding T9SS type A sorting domain-containing protein: protein MESYLAVKYGITMTNNYLNSAGSTIFTVASPYNNNIIGIARDDNSSLLQRQSHNYDDSARVYLSTLTANNTTNTGSFLTNNQYILMGSNRSRLRATSASVSEMPLGLFSRISREWKVTNTGFTGTFNWDVTLESGIGGLNPSDLRLLVDTDGNFSDATTHSPLSGLTFSVSGNTVSVSGISITMIPTGTTRFITLASSASTTPLPVAWLNFKGYAQNEGVILQWNLASETNNAKFTVERSLDGIHYEAIATITGKGTTSQQSPYSYTDTNPLVATAYYRIQQTDVTGESNYSSVISISYTSKRPTTQFTVFPNPARSTDSISLSFEGTTPAYTDYTIYDFSGHILNSDKLKAPDTRIFTMNTQLIKGVYLVRLTGEGVESKFQKLVIE, encoded by the coding sequence GTGGAATCGTATCTTGCTGTAAAATATGGCATTACAATGACCAACAACTACCTTAATTCCGCAGGTAGCACTATATTTACAGTAGCTTCGCCCTACAATAATAATATCATTGGAATTGCGCGGGATGATAATAGCAGCCTGCTACAACGTCAATCACACAACTATGACGATTCTGCACGGGTTTACCTTTCTACGTTAACAGCCAATAATACAACCAATACAGGGTCATTTCTTACTAACAATCAGTACATTCTGATGGGATCTAATAGAAGCAGGCTTCGTGCTACTTCTGCTTCTGTATCTGAAATGCCATTGGGACTATTTTCCAGAATAAGCCGTGAGTGGAAGGTAACCAATACAGGCTTTACAGGTACATTTAACTGGGATGTGACGTTAGAGTCTGGTATTGGCGGATTAAACCCAAGCGACTTACGTTTGCTGGTAGATACAGATGGAAACTTTAGTGATGCCACTACCCATTCTCCACTCAGTGGCCTTACCTTTTCTGTATCTGGCAATACTGTTAGTGTCTCGGGTATTTCTATTACAATGATCCCAACAGGTACAACACGATTCATTACTCTGGCATCTTCTGCCAGTACTACACCACTACCAGTTGCATGGCTTAACTTTAAAGGATATGCACAAAATGAGGGAGTTATATTGCAATGGAATTTAGCGTCTGAAACTAACAATGCCAAATTCACAGTAGAACGCAGTCTGGACGGGATTCATTATGAGGCTATTGCTACTATTACTGGAAAAGGCACTACCAGTCAACAATCACCTTATTCCTATACAGATACCAATCCACTAGTGGCGACTGCGTATTACCGTATTCAACAAACAGATGTTACTGGCGAGTCTAACTATTCTTCTGTCATCTCAATCTCTTACACATCCAAAAGACCAACTACACAATTTACAGTTTTTCCAAATCCTGCTCGTTCTACAGATAGTATCTCTTTATCCTTTGAAGGAACAACACCTGCTTATACAGATTACACAATCTATGACTTCTCCGGACATATACTTAATTCTGATAAATTAAAAGCACCAGATACACGTATCTTTACGATGAACACTCAACTGATTAAAGGTGTGTATCTGGTTCGCTTAACAGGAGAAGGTGTGGAAAGCAAGTTTCAGAAGCTGGTTATTGAATAA